In Aegilops tauschii subsp. strangulata cultivar AL8/78 chromosome 3, Aet v6.0, whole genome shotgun sequence, one genomic interval encodes:
- the LOC109784117 gene encoding transcription factor bHLH128 — MNRPTPAHHRGMPPPPQLARYGSAPGSFLAALADSVARGGGGSDAPASQQHQPVAAVVSRFFSGESSGLTSCESSCRTADAPPALQRAYGGSGEIHVPLPQQQQQQQPGLLRHSSSPAGLLSRLMADPHGNGGMGGTRGGGMGSGYAHSHSQGGGNVDAMAAQQRRLSSQWSFSRQQDMMPHIAEMGMAMPTPMPPAADAGESIGTGHGGGSSDLSRSFSMSSWDDTNSNIIFSAPGGGGKKAKLMADGDDGMVTSFSNIDSQFGSSLDMPGMDDYLQLQQDSVACRVRAKRGCATHPRSIAERERRTRISKRLRRLQDLVPNMDKQTNTSDMLDIAVDYIKVLQDQIEKLKQDQGNCSCSADQKC; from the exons ATGAACCGCCCGACGCCGGCGCACCACAGGggcatgccgccgccgccgcagctggCGCGGTACGGCTCCGCGCCGGGCTCGTTCCTCGCCGCGCTCGCCGACTCCGTCGCGCGCGGCGGGGGCGGAAGCGACGCGCCGGCCTCCCAGCAGCACCAGCCGGTGGCCGCCGTGGTGAGCCGGTTCTTCTCGGGGGAGTCGTCCGGGCTGACCTCCTGCGAGTCCAGCTGCCGGACGGCGGACGCCCCGCCGGCGCTCCAGCGGGCctacggcggctccggcgagatcCACGTGCCCCtcccgcagcagcagcagcagcagcagccgggGCTCCTCCGCCACAGCAGCTCCCCCGCCGGGCTGCTCTCCCGCCTCATGGCCGACCCGCACG GCAATGGCGGCATGGGCGGCACGAGAGGAGGAGGGATGGGGAGCGGCTATGCGCACTCGCACTCCCAGGGCGGAGGTAACGTCGACGCGATGGCGGCGCAGCAGAGGAGGCTGAGCTCGCAGTGGAGCTTCTCGAGGCAGCAGGACATGATGCCGCACATCGCGGAGATGGGGATGGCCATGCCGACGCCGATGCCGCCCGCGGCCGACGCCGGCGAGAGCATCGGCACCGGccacggcggcggctccagcgaCCTCTCCAGGAGCTTCTCCATGAGCTCCTGGGACGACACCAACTCCAACATCATCTTCTCCgcgcccggcggcggcggcaagaaGGCCAAGCTGATGGCCGACGGCGACGACGGCATGGTCACCAGCTTCAGCAACATCGACTCACAG TTTGGCTCGTCTCTGGACATGCCCGGCATGGACGACTACCTGCAGCTGCAGCAGGACTCCGTCGCCTGCAGGGTCCGCGCCAAGCGCGGCTGCGCCACTCACCCGCGGAGCATCGCCGAGAGG GAAAGAAGAACAAGGATCAGCAAGAGGCTTAGGAGGTTGCAAGACCTCGTGCCCAACATGGACAAG CAAACAAATACTTCAGACATGCTGGACATTGCAGTAGACTACATCAAAGTGCTGCAGGACCAAATTGAG AAACTAAAACAGGACCAAGGAAACTGCTCCTGCTCAGCCGATCAGAAGTGCTGA